Proteins encoded together in one Thermoplasmatales archaeon BRNA1 window:
- a CDS encoding putative membrane protein, giving the protein MTDSVYRNHFTTIIARTLSAVIFISIWILYMTFSNEEELKVEYFLAVVAVLALAVFCVSWRIWKLTTYTFTDSELVVFKNTVWKAKVEIRYDRMASVQVVRGFWNMIFGTSTLKFNVNSAVNSRNAEATLVLRKDLADELRETINNRMFGKFTTSIQEDTDIPSMIRVTNTEVVIHSLLGQPTWSIVFSLLMLLYSVWGLATGSAGNFIIGAAMFVFTMAVPVVKVIIKYGNYRIYRIGDTITVHSGLFVTSRKSFKVGKVNSARMRSPLVPRMLGMCTLEAEVVGAMDDMGIPLICPLKKKAVVRDFMKQILPEFYLEEEVIHQGPVTLGIMAVKSVPAAAVWLAASLIIRDVYADDLDSIWLNVILIIGIAGAAVILAYMASRYRVRTFSSGEKLFRITRGGFDIADEYLMYDRVQIAGVSSGPIQRRYGLGTLRIMTLSSVGYRDIRSGIFPMDVIAQVPETVIGRIRDGRYDYRECP; this is encoded by the coding sequence ATGACCGATTCCGTTTACCGCAACCATTTCACCACCATAATCGCTAGGACCCTCAGCGCGGTCATCTTCATCTCCATCTGGATCCTGTACATGACCTTCTCCAACGAGGAGGAGCTGAAGGTGGAGTACTTCCTAGCGGTCGTCGCGGTCCTGGCCTTGGCGGTCTTCTGCGTGTCGTGGCGCATCTGGAAGCTCACGACGTACACATTCACCGACTCCGAGCTGGTGGTGTTCAAGAACACCGTCTGGAAGGCTAAGGTGGAGATCAGGTACGACCGCATGGCATCCGTCCAGGTGGTCCGCGGTTTCTGGAATATGATCTTCGGTACATCCACCCTCAAGTTCAACGTGAACTCCGCGGTCAATTCCAGGAATGCCGAGGCCACCCTCGTCCTCAGGAAGGACCTGGCCGACGAGCTCCGCGAGACCATCAACAACCGCATGTTCGGCAAGTTCACCACCTCCATCCAGGAGGACACCGACATCCCTTCGATGATCCGCGTTACCAACACCGAGGTCGTCATCCACAGTCTCCTGGGGCAGCCCACCTGGAGCATCGTGTTCTCCCTGCTCATGCTCCTGTACAGCGTGTGGGGGCTGGCTACCGGGAGTGCCGGGAACTTCATCATCGGTGCCGCCATGTTCGTGTTCACGATGGCGGTGCCGGTGGTCAAGGTCATCATCAAGTACGGCAACTACAGGATCTACCGTATCGGCGACACGATCACCGTCCACAGCGGACTTTTCGTTACCAGCAGGAAGTCCTTCAAGGTCGGCAAGGTGAACTCCGCCAGGATGAGGAGCCCGCTCGTCCCCAGGATGCTCGGAATGTGCACCCTGGAGGCGGAGGTCGTCGGTGCCATGGACGATATGGGGATTCCGCTGATCTGCCCCCTCAAGAAGAAGGCGGTCGTCAGGGACTTCATGAAGCAGATCCTCCCGGAGTTCTACCTCGAGGAGGAGGTCATCCATCAGGGTCCGGTCACCCTCGGCATCATGGCGGTCAAGAGCGTTCCCGCCGCGGCGGTCTGGCTCGCCGCATCCCTCATCATCCGCGACGTTTACGCGGACGATCTGGACAGCATATGGCTGAACGTCATCCTTATCATCGGGATCGCAGGTGCCGCGGTCATCCTCGCGTATATGGCGTCCAGGTACAGGGTACGTACGTTCTCCTCCGGCGAGAAGCTGTTCAGGATCACCCGCGGCGGGTTCGACATCGCCGACGAGTACCTCATGTACGACAGGGTGCAGATCGCGGGGGTATCCTCCGGTCCCATCCAGAGGAGGTACGGCCTGGGGACCCTTAGGATCATGACCCTGTCCTCCGTGGGGTACAGGGACATCCGTTCGGGTATATTCCCGATGGACGTCATCGCACAGGTCCCGGAGACGGTCATCGGGAGGATCAGGGACGGAAGGTACGATTACAGGGAGTGCCCGTGA
- a CDS encoding putative thioesterase: MITPGISCEKRLTVTEQDTAAAWGSGTLPVLATPRMIQLIEQAACECLVQFMDGGDTTVGTLMDIRHVSPSPVGSEVVCRVSVCEVDRARVRFAVSVRDSKGDVGTGYHERFRVHSDKFMEKAESKLA; this comes from the coding sequence ATGATCACACCCGGTATCTCCTGCGAGAAGCGTCTGACCGTCACCGAACAGGACACCGCCGCCGCTTGGGGCAGCGGGACGCTCCCGGTGCTTGCCACCCCCCGCATGATCCAGCTCATCGAACAGGCCGCCTGCGAATGTCTGGTACAGTTCATGGACGGGGGAGATACCACCGTCGGCACCCTCATGGATATCCGGCATGTCTCGCCCTCTCCCGTCGGGAGCGAGGTTGTCTGCAGGGTCAGCGTATGCGAAGTCGACAGGGCGAGGGTCCGTTTCGCGGTGTCCGTCAGGGACTCCAAGGGCGATGTCGGAACCGGATACCACGAGCGTTTCAGGGTCCACTCCGACAAGTTCATGGAGAAGGCGGAGTCAAAGCTCGCCTGA
- a CDS encoding Trimethylamine:corrinoid methyltransferase: protein MQNLRIEILSRDEIRRIHEASLEVLDSVGIAIADEEARRILANAGCSVCEESKIVKIPSGLIEDALSKCPKSFVLHGRDRKYDVKMVSDGSVTNYINLGIGTRVTEYLGRGQYRIRDSTLADTADFAKVFDACGNLNWMTQPSSALDLMTKKCVRTLHEVNALMSNTAKPILPDPNYQYVDSYFEMMKAVYSGDEEEARKNSFFIIGGTSSSPLQLDVPDCQLMIRGAKLGMPIMTMTMEMAGTTAPVHEAGTLVLHNCEALTNILLAQLCMPGTRCLYGTATTNFDFANNTAPFGSPQAALLSSAIAQIAQYYGLPSITTGGGSDSIHVDVQSGHESTMTALLTALSGSNNVFGSGLLELGMSFSLEQLVLRNEMIDQEQRILRGIRVDDETLSLSEIMQAGVGGDFITMPATVSAMSDVQTDRLFNKSMYDEWADRDSKDALERAHDRVQDILVNHRTTPIEPDARKAIDALISKADEKLKE from the coding sequence ATGCAGAATCTGAGGATTGAGATCCTATCCAGGGACGAGATTCGTCGCATCCACGAAGCCTCCCTCGAGGTTCTAGATTCGGTAGGAATAGCCATTGCCGATGAGGAGGCCCGCAGGATTCTTGCGAACGCTGGTTGCAGTGTGTGCGAGGAATCCAAGATTGTCAAGATCCCCAGCGGACTCATCGAAGATGCTCTTTCCAAGTGCCCGAAATCATTCGTGCTCCATGGTCGTGATAGGAAATATGATGTGAAAATGGTGAGCGACGGTTCGGTAACCAATTACATCAATCTCGGTATCGGGACCAGGGTCACCGAGTATCTCGGCAGGGGACAGTACCGCATCAGGGACAGCACCTTGGCAGATACGGCAGATTTCGCCAAGGTGTTCGATGCCTGCGGCAATCTCAACTGGATGACTCAACCCTCGTCTGCACTCGACCTGATGACCAAGAAGTGCGTCCGTACCCTTCACGAAGTGAATGCGCTGATGTCCAACACGGCCAAGCCGATACTCCCGGATCCAAACTATCAGTACGTGGACAGCTACTTTGAGATGATGAAAGCGGTGTATTCCGGGGATGAGGAAGAGGCGAGAAAAAACTCGTTCTTCATAATCGGAGGTACATCGTCCAGTCCTCTGCAGCTGGATGTTCCCGACTGTCAATTAATGATCCGCGGCGCAAAGCTCGGTATGCCCATCATGACCATGACTATGGAGATGGCTGGCACCACAGCACCGGTTCATGAGGCCGGAACCTTGGTCCTGCACAACTGCGAAGCACTGACAAACATACTGCTGGCACAGTTATGCATGCCGGGAACACGTTGTCTGTATGGAACCGCAACGACAAACTTCGATTTCGCGAATAACACAGCGCCGTTCGGATCCCCGCAGGCAGCTCTCCTGAGCAGTGCAATCGCACAGATCGCCCAGTATTACGGTCTTCCAAGCATCACTACCGGAGGAGGTAGCGACTCCATCCACGTCGATGTTCAGTCCGGACATGAGAGTACAATGACTGCATTGCTCACGGCCCTTTCGGGCTCGAACAACGTGTTCGGGTCCGGACTGCTGGAGCTCGGAATGTCCTTCTCCCTCGAGCAGCTCGTTCTTAGGAATGAGATGATTGACCAGGAGCAGAGGATTCTGAGAGGGATTCGTGTTGATGACGAGACGCTGTCTTTGTCCGAGATAATGCAGGCAGGTGTCGGAGGCGACTTCATCACCATGCCCGCAACGGTTTCCGCGATGTCGGATGTCCAGACCGACCGTCTGTTCAACAAGAGCATGTATGATGAATGGGCCGACCGCGACTCAAAAGACGCTCTCGAAAGGGCCCATGACAGAGTGCAGGATATCCTCGTGAACCACAGAACGACACCTATCGAGCCGGACGCAAGGAAGGCCATAGATGCGTTGATCAGCAAAGCGGATGAAAAGCTCAAAGAATGA
- a CDS encoding HRDC domain protein, translated as MSLEEELKNELYCLRDDLRHKNRKQNGKEPMICSDEALTQMSQHIPVKEADLSAIDGIGDRFIENYGRDFLAVTRKYAVSAAKGSDINKSMDQTLRELQKKLVNISKGNRLLYMPRTSVKNSFDIMDGRDTDVESFLFGRKRSLKLCGASSSKEEEKKFRRLNNILREVTRDQRERGMYDLYIGYPFIEGSLAGEEDFPLRGPLALFPVTMSKNGREISIELDDSRDTVYNNTLILASIKMMKTHKTLPDCVLDDWSQDSFLRDLVAFYANEGISMEIPDGRVVRFREYKATEFPKYKPGEFRMTLNAVLGKYPSYSSFIQRDFDTLLSGKEINNTLNDLLKDLNKEDFYSEYPLPLSQSEIRNKGIEASERNLTYINTLNSAQENVLTAVDKEDEIVVQGPPGTGKSQVITGLICSAVAEGKTVLMVSEKKTALDVVYSRMGTLSKYALQIDDTADKDRFYKQLGNMLRTEPRAPAPGIGQLSEAIDTDVAKLSDIANTLYEPDEFGLKPNDLYARDRWLDLNDRGQFETFQLYKAGVSPSLLTIDYDELSDLHIKYSDPGLINNFREYNDILDKSPWMEKMKTGLTNYQISEMKADLERVHAMNEDLSRKGFLSRLFAKGKVDRDTTEIVDKYFDRYGPKDIDYVKSNASSISDSIDDYDRFSRRATLYRALDSTQREYWKNLTALTRNVKTSYSNANDNMFEYIMNDHLQKFDATHSELMQELHDFDSIVADMDRRMEEKRQVTRRLLESELSNSLRYITESKRRGDIARIVENKRKWSLNKFINRYGYELFKGVRIWLLTPEVVSEIIPMEMGLFDLLVFDEASQMYVERGIPSIYRAKKVVVAGDHKQLRPSSLGVGRVTYDEEDEEDLDVNSALEEESLLDLARSRYDSILLNFHYRSKYEELIAFSNYAFYGGRLYVSPNIASPARPPIEMIKVDGKWEDRSNSAEADRVVELLKQIFRERQHDETIGIITFNSSQRDLINDRIDDACSDDPAFSNLIASEEKRMDNGEDVGLFVKNIESVQGDERDIIIFSIGYAKNEEGRIMQRFGWLNTHGGENRLNVAISRAKKKIYIVNSFDPEELQVDTVKGDGPKILKKYLQYARAVSDGNEEYARTILKSFVSPGDDEANPSVDVYPVMDRVYDALIRKGYTVERNVGIGGYNIDLAVKQNDKFILGIECDSRIYALSASTRERDYHRQKYLESRGWHIHRVWTAGMYKDPAEEIAKIVAAIEKSQTTA; from the coding sequence ATGAGCCTCGAGGAGGAGCTCAAGAACGAATTGTACTGCCTCAGGGACGACCTTAGGCACAAGAACAGGAAACAGAACGGCAAGGAACCGATGATATGCTCGGACGAAGCACTCACACAGATGTCCCAGCACATTCCGGTGAAGGAGGCGGACCTGTCCGCCATCGACGGCATCGGCGATAGGTTCATAGAGAACTACGGCAGGGATTTCCTCGCGGTCACACGCAAGTACGCGGTTTCCGCGGCGAAGGGGTCAGACATCAACAAATCCATGGACCAGACCCTTCGCGAACTCCAGAAGAAACTTGTCAACATCAGTAAGGGAAACAGGCTCCTCTACATGCCCAGGACCAGCGTCAAGAACTCCTTCGACATCATGGACGGCAGGGACACCGACGTGGAGTCCTTCCTGTTCGGCAGGAAACGTTCCCTGAAACTGTGCGGGGCATCCTCCTCCAAGGAAGAGGAGAAGAAGTTCCGCAGGCTCAACAACATACTCAGGGAGGTCACCCGCGACCAGAGGGAGAGGGGAATGTACGACCTGTACATCGGATATCCCTTCATCGAAGGGAGCCTCGCAGGCGAGGAGGACTTCCCCCTCAGGGGGCCTCTGGCACTGTTCCCCGTGACCATGTCCAAGAACGGCAGGGAGATCAGCATCGAACTCGATGATTCCCGCGACACCGTCTACAACAACACGCTCATACTCGCGTCCATCAAGATGATGAAGACGCACAAGACCCTGCCCGACTGCGTCCTGGACGACTGGAGCCAGGACTCCTTCCTCAGGGACCTCGTGGCGTTCTATGCGAACGAGGGGATCAGCATGGAGATCCCGGACGGGCGTGTCGTCAGGTTCCGGGAGTACAAGGCCACCGAGTTCCCCAAATACAAACCCGGCGAGTTCAGGATGACCCTGAACGCCGTCCTCGGAAAGTACCCCTCCTACTCCAGCTTCATCCAGAGGGACTTCGACACCCTCCTCTCCGGCAAGGAGATCAACAACACCCTCAACGACCTCCTCAAGGACCTCAACAAGGAGGATTTCTACTCGGAGTACCCCCTCCCGCTCTCCCAGAGCGAGATCAGGAACAAGGGGATCGAGGCCTCCGAGAGGAACCTCACGTACATCAACACCCTCAACTCCGCCCAGGAGAACGTCCTCACCGCTGTGGACAAGGAGGACGAGATCGTCGTGCAGGGTCCCCCGGGGACCGGGAAATCCCAGGTCATCACCGGCCTGATTTGCTCGGCCGTCGCGGAGGGCAAGACCGTCCTGATGGTGTCCGAGAAGAAGACCGCCCTCGATGTGGTGTACTCCAGGATGGGTACCCTCTCGAAATACGCGCTGCAGATCGACGACACCGCCGACAAGGACCGTTTCTACAAACAGCTCGGCAACATGCTCAGGACCGAGCCCAGGGCACCCGCCCCCGGGATCGGGCAGCTCTCCGAGGCCATCGACACCGACGTGGCGAAGCTGTCGGACATCGCCAACACCCTCTACGAGCCCGATGAATTCGGTCTCAAGCCCAACGACCTCTACGCGAGGGACAGATGGCTTGACCTCAACGACCGCGGGCAGTTCGAGACCTTCCAGCTCTACAAGGCGGGGGTCTCCCCGTCCCTGCTCACCATCGACTACGATGAGCTCTCAGACCTCCACATCAAGTATTCCGACCCCGGACTGATCAACAACTTCCGCGAGTACAACGATATCCTCGACAAATCCCCGTGGATGGAGAAGATGAAGACCGGGCTCACCAACTACCAGATCTCCGAGATGAAGGCGGATCTTGAGAGGGTCCACGCCATGAACGAGGACCTCAGCAGGAAGGGATTCCTCTCCCGCCTGTTCGCCAAGGGGAAGGTGGACAGGGACACCACCGAGATCGTGGACAAGTACTTCGACAGGTACGGTCCGAAGGACATCGACTACGTCAAGAGCAACGCGTCCTCCATCTCCGATTCCATCGATGATTACGACCGGTTCTCCAGGAGGGCCACCCTCTACCGTGCCCTCGATTCCACCCAGAGGGAGTACTGGAAGAACCTCACCGCCCTCACGAGGAACGTCAAGACCTCGTACTCCAACGCCAACGACAACATGTTCGAGTACATCATGAACGACCACCTCCAGAAGTTCGACGCCACCCACAGCGAGCTCATGCAGGAGCTCCACGACTTCGACTCCATCGTGGCCGATATGGACCGCAGGATGGAGGAGAAGAGGCAGGTCACCAGGAGGCTCCTGGAGTCCGAGCTCTCCAACTCCCTCAGGTACATCACCGAGTCCAAGAGGCGCGGGGACATCGCCAGGATCGTGGAGAACAAGAGGAAGTGGTCCCTCAACAAGTTCATCAACCGCTACGGATACGAGCTGTTCAAGGGCGTGAGGATCTGGCTCCTCACCCCAGAGGTCGTGTCCGAGATCATCCCCATGGAGATGGGTCTGTTCGACCTCCTGGTCTTCGACGAGGCCTCGCAGATGTACGTCGAGAGGGGCATCCCCTCGATCTACCGCGCCAAGAAGGTCGTCGTCGCCGGGGACCACAAGCAGCTCCGCCCCAGCTCCCTCGGGGTCGGAAGGGTGACCTACGACGAGGAGGACGAGGAGGATCTGGACGTCAACTCCGCCCTCGAGGAGGAATCCCTGCTCGACCTCGCGAGGTCCAGGTACGATTCCATACTCCTGAACTTCCACTACCGCTCCAAGTACGAGGAGCTCATCGCCTTCTCGAACTACGCCTTCTACGGAGGGAGGCTCTACGTCTCACCCAACATCGCCTCGCCCGCCAGGCCCCCGATCGAGATGATCAAGGTCGACGGGAAGTGGGAGGACCGTTCGAACTCCGCCGAGGCCGACAGGGTCGTGGAGCTCCTGAAGCAGATCTTCCGCGAGAGGCAGCACGACGAGACCATCGGGATAATCACGTTCAACTCCTCACAGAGGGACCTCATCAACGACCGCATCGACGATGCATGCTCCGACGACCCCGCCTTCTCCAACCTCATCGCCAGCGAGGAGAAGAGAATGGACAACGGGGAGGACGTGGGTCTGTTCGTGAAGAACATCGAGTCCGTGCAGGGCGACGAGAGGGACATCATCATCTTCTCCATCGGCTACGCCAAGAACGAAGAGGGCCGCATCATGCAGAGGTTCGGATGGCTGAACACCCACGGCGGCGAGAACCGCCTGAACGTCGCCATCTCCCGCGCGAAGAAGAAGATCTACATCGTCAACTCCTTCGACCCGGAGGAACTCCAGGTGGACACCGTCAAGGGGGACGGACCGAAAATCCTGAAGAAGTACCTCCAGTACGCCAGGGCGGTTTCGGACGGGAACGAGGAGTACGCCAGGACTATACTGAAGTCTTTCGTGTCCCCGGGCGACGATGAGGCCAACCCATCCGTCGACGTCTACCCCGTCATGGACCGCGTCTACGACGCCCTCATCAGGAAGGGATACACCGTCGAGAGGAACGTCGGTATCGGGGGATACAACATCGACCTCGCCGTGAAACAGAACGACAAGTTCATACTCGGTATCGAGTGCGACAGCAGGATCTACGCACTCTCGGCATCCACCAGGGAGAGGGACTATCACCGTCAGAAATACCTCGAATCGAGAGGCTGGCACATTCATAGGGTATGGACCGCGGGCATGTACAAGGACCCTGCCGAAGAGATCGCAAAGATCGTCGCCGCCATCGAGAAGTCGCAGACCACGGCATGA
- a CDS encoding copper-(or silver)-translocating P-type ATPase produces MAEEIRETLRIGGMTCAACAVKIETSVRRLPGVIDCVSNYGNNTATVTYDSSRVSHAQIVKAIEKAGYTVIEGDARATEEADRREARSRKINLILAIVFAIPLSVYAMARMFGVDVPFRDDGLVYASAQLILLIPILWAGRGFFIRGIPALLRRSPSMDTLIAMGSGVAVVYSLYCTYRIWMGDAGMADHLSFDSAGMIIAFISIGKYLESLGKVHTNSAISGLLDLEPKEASVISDGAEIRVPVEDLKEGDIILVRPGESVPADGKVLEGTSPVNESMLTGESVPVMKSAGDEVFSATVNGEGSLRIRAEHVGKDTVLYRIVGMIESAQGTKAPMARLADRVAGVFVPAVILISVACCLAWFLLGDRSASFSLTVMISVLIIACPCALGLATPLAIIMGTGKAAKYGILFKSAPALEASGRVDAAILDKTGTITEGRPEVTDIVAADGSDEDTVLNFAAAAEADSQHPVAAAVVRRAGTVPEHSDFASVTGEGVSCLSCGKRILVGSGSLMKSNGVDVSSLVPAYEKLSSEAKTCMYVAADGMAIGIIAVADPVRENAASAVSSLKDLGISPMMVTGDNAQTAEAVGRAVGITDIRSGAKPGDKIEAVKDLQIRQRTVAMAGDGINDAPALTQANIGVAVGSGTDIAIGAADVVLMNDDPRTIPAAFEIGRATVGNIRQNLFLAFVYNAVCIPIAAGLPYLLGMGEFDHMPMIAAAAMACSSLSVTANALRLGRVRPRSLS; encoded by the coding sequence ATGGCCGAGGAGATCAGGGAGACCCTCCGCATAGGCGGCATGACCTGTGCCGCATGCGCGGTGAAGATCGAGACCTCCGTGCGCAGACTGCCCGGAGTCATCGACTGCGTCTCCAACTACGGGAACAACACCGCTACGGTGACCTACGATTCTTCCAGGGTCAGCCACGCCCAGATCGTGAAGGCGATAGAGAAGGCAGGCTACACCGTCATCGAAGGCGATGCCCGTGCAACAGAGGAAGCGGACCGCAGGGAGGCCCGCTCAAGGAAGATCAACCTCATCCTGGCGATCGTGTTCGCGATCCCCCTCTCCGTCTATGCCATGGCCAGGATGTTCGGTGTCGACGTCCCCTTCCGCGACGACGGACTCGTCTACGCATCCGCTCAGCTGATCCTCCTGATCCCCATCCTCTGGGCGGGGAGGGGATTCTTCATCCGCGGCATACCCGCACTCCTCAGGAGGAGTCCCAGCATGGACACCCTTATCGCCATGGGGTCCGGCGTAGCCGTTGTCTATTCCCTTTACTGCACGTACCGCATCTGGATGGGCGACGCCGGCATGGCCGACCACCTGTCATTCGACAGCGCAGGCATGATCATCGCGTTCATCTCCATAGGGAAGTATCTGGAGTCCCTGGGGAAGGTCCACACCAATTCCGCCATATCCGGACTCCTAGACCTTGAGCCCAAGGAGGCATCCGTCATCAGTGACGGGGCAGAAATCAGGGTCCCCGTCGAGGACCTGAAGGAAGGGGACATCATTCTCGTCAGACCGGGGGAGTCCGTACCCGCGGACGGCAAGGTCCTGGAAGGGACCTCTCCCGTGAACGAGAGCATGCTGACTGGGGAGTCTGTACCCGTGATGAAATCCGCCGGAGACGAGGTGTTCTCCGCCACCGTCAACGGAGAGGGCTCTCTCAGGATCCGGGCGGAGCATGTTGGGAAGGATACCGTCCTCTACCGGATCGTCGGGATGATCGAGAGCGCCCAGGGCACCAAGGCCCCGATGGCGAGGCTCGCGGACAGGGTTGCGGGGGTGTTCGTCCCCGCGGTCATCCTCATCTCCGTAGCGTGCTGCCTCGCATGGTTCCTCCTGGGGGACAGGAGCGCCTCGTTCTCGCTGACCGTCATGATCTCCGTACTGATCATCGCATGCCCCTGCGCACTCGGCCTAGCTACCCCGCTGGCAATCATCATGGGGACCGGGAAGGCGGCGAAGTACGGCATCCTCTTCAAATCCGCTCCTGCCCTGGAGGCCTCCGGACGTGTCGATGCAGCCATCCTGGACAAGACCGGTACGATCACTGAGGGACGTCCCGAGGTTACGGACATCGTTGCGGCGGACGGATCAGATGAAGACACCGTCCTGAACTTTGCGGCGGCTGCGGAGGCCGACTCCCAGCACCCCGTTGCGGCGGCCGTCGTGAGGAGGGCGGGCACCGTCCCGGAGCATTCCGATTTCGCCTCGGTCACGGGCGAGGGCGTCTCATGCCTATCCTGCGGAAAACGCATACTCGTCGGTTCCGGCAGCCTGATGAAAAGCAACGGAGTGGACGTTTCCTCATTAGTGCCAGCATATGAAAAGCTGTCATCGGAGGCAAAGACCTGCATGTACGTCGCCGCAGACGGGATGGCGATCGGGATCATCGCCGTCGCCGACCCCGTAAGGGAGAATGCCGCATCTGCGGTAAGCTCTCTGAAGGATCTCGGGATCTCGCCGATGATGGTCACCGGTGATAATGCACAGACCGCCGAAGCCGTGGGCAGGGCCGTAGGAATCACAGACATCCGCTCGGGTGCCAAGCCCGGCGACAAGATCGAGGCCGTAAAGGACCTCCAGATCCGTCAGAGGACCGTTGCCATGGCAGGGGACGGGATCAACGATGCCCCCGCTCTGACTCAGGCGAACATCGGAGTCGCCGTTGGTTCGGGAACGGATATCGCCATCGGTGCGGCTGACGTGGTGCTCATGAACGACGACCCCCGCACGATTCCCGCGGCTTTCGAGATCGGAAGGGCGACTGTTGGCAACATCAGGCAGAACCTGTTCCTCGCATTCGTCTACAATGCGGTGTGCATCCCGATCGCGGCCGGTCTCCCGTACCTTCTGGGCATGGGGGAGTTCGACCACATGCCGATGATCGCGGCAGCGGCTATGGCGTGCTCCTCCCTGAGCGTCACCGCCAACGCGTTGAGGCTCGGCAGGGTCAGGCCGAGATCCCTCAGCTGA
- a CDS encoding Copper chaperone, with product MAKKLKLKVDNMMCEVCVANVTKALDIDGVSDLSVKIGSASLSYDEAKVSEEQLIRAVVDAGFPCRVKKGLF from the coding sequence ATGGCGAAGAAGCTCAAGCTCAAGGTAGACAACATGATGTGCGAGGTCTGCGTCGCCAACGTGACCAAGGCCCTCGACATCGACGGCGTATCCGACCTGTCCGTGAAGATCGGTTCCGCTTCCCTCTCCTACGACGAGGCGAAGGTTTCCGAGGAACAGCTCATCAGGGCCGTGGTGGACGCGGGATTCCCCTGCAGGGTCAAGAAAGGACTGTTCTGA
- a CDS encoding putative ATPases of PP-loop superfamily: MRLASLWSGGKDSAFSLYTAEQMGHEVPYIVNVVPDDKQSWIFHTPNLNNVPAMAESMGKELILGHSTGEEDSDMEGLRRALEGLDVDGVVSGAVWSDYQWDRMNIVCGELDLKFLAPMWRKDQDLLLDEIIASGTKAIIVGYYADGFDESWLGRIIDEDCARDLKKLRDKFGISIMGEGGEYESMTVDSPLYSHPLAVRKSEKVVGACSGTLKVTELS; encoded by the coding sequence ATGCGTCTAGCGTCCCTCTGGTCCGGCGGCAAGGATTCCGCTTTTTCCCTTTACACCGCGGAGCAGATGGGCCACGAGGTCCCGTACATTGTGAACGTGGTCCCGGATGACAAGCAGTCGTGGATCTTCCATACCCCCAACCTCAACAACGTGCCAGCGATGGCGGAATCCATGGGGAAGGAACTGATCCTGGGACATTCCACGGGAGAGGAGGACTCCGACATGGAGGGACTCCGCAGGGCCCTCGAGGGACTCGATGTGGACGGCGTCGTCTCGGGTGCGGTGTGGTCGGACTACCAGTGGGACAGGATGAACATCGTCTGCGGGGAACTGGACCTGAAGTTTCTCGCACCCATGTGGAGGAAGGACCAGGATCTCCTCCTGGATGAGATCATAGCCTCCGGGACCAAGGCGATAATCGTCGGTTATTACGCCGACGGATTCGACGAATCCTGGCTCGGAAGGATCATCGACGAGGACTGTGCCAGAGATCTCAAAAAACTCCGCGATAAGTTCGGGATAAGCATCATGGGCGAGGGAGGGGAATACGAGTCGATGACCGTCGATTCCCCGCTGTACTCCCATCCGCTCGCCGTGAGGAAATCCGAGAAAGTGGTCGGGGCCTGCTCCGGCACTCTGAAGGTTACCGAGCTCAGCTGA
- a CDS encoding ribose 5-phosphate isomerase — protein sequence MAELDQQAMKKAAAEKAVNDYVKDGMIVGLGTGSTAYFAIKRVGELVAQGYDLKCVTTSNASEDLAKECGITTLDLNDVDHIDVTIDGADEVDPGMNLIKGLGGALLREKIVAAASVSEIIIVDESKTVEKLGTKAPLPVEVLQFGHLKTAYGLKRQGCEPVLRMKDGKPFVTDGGNFIYDCRFPEGIDRAFFLQQALDTIPGVVECGLFLNMVAAVIISKKDGTTSVME from the coding sequence ATGGCGGAGCTCGACCAGCAGGCGATGAAGAAGGCGGCGGCGGAGAAGGCCGTCAACGACTACGTTAAAGACGGAATGATCGTCGGTCTGGGTACCGGAAGCACCGCCTATTTCGCCATCAAGAGGGTCGGGGAGCTCGTCGCACAGGGCTACGACCTGAAATGCGTCACCACCTCCAACGCCTCCGAGGACCTTGCCAAAGAGTGCGGCATCACCACTCTGGACCTCAACGACGTAGATCACATCGACGTCACCATCGACGGGGCCGACGAGGTAGACCCCGGAATGAACCTCATCAAGGGTCTGGGGGGTGCGCTCCTGCGCGAGAAGATCGTAGCGGCCGCATCCGTCTCCGAAATCATCATCGTGGACGAGAGCAAGACCGTGGAGAAACTCGGGACCAAGGCGCCCCTGCCGGTGGAGGTCCTCCAGTTCGGACACCTCAAGACCGCTTACGGACTCAAGAGGCAGGGATGCGAGCCGGTCCTCAGGATGAAGGACGGAAAGCCCTTCGTCACCGACGGCGGGAACTTCATCTACGACTGCAGGTTCCCTGAGGGAATCGACAGGGCATTCTTCCTCCAGCAGGCCCTGGACACCATCCCCGGGGTCGTGGAATGCGGCCTGTTCCTGAATATGGTCGCGGCCGTCATCATCTCCAAGAAGGACGGCACCACCTCCGTCATGGAATGA